TGTTCCAGTGGTTACAGGCCCTCTTATTTCATACTTAGATGGGGGGGTTTGAGGAGTGGGGATGGAGTATCAGGGAGTGTTGAGCTCCTCTGTTCTGTCGCTCCACCCCCCGCGCGCTTGCTAAGGATTGGTGGAGTCTGCGCGCCTGGAGCTGTCTTCCTGACCTTTCACCCATCCCCCAAAAGTGCTGAAGAGGCCTTCAACAGTCCCTTTTATGCACCCATTCTTGTTAACTGCGCTTCCCTGTGCTTATTACACCCATGTTTTCTCTTATACCATCAAATAGACAACCATATAGTTGTATCAGCCTAAACTCAGGTGCTTTTCAATGCCACCTTCCATTGGTGTCAGGCAGACAGCTCACAATCTGTACTCCACCGCCTGCGTCAGATGCGGTTTTAAAAGGACAGGCGTGCGCAGCAACAGCGATGACTTCTTCATTTCAGAGCTGTGGAGGCTTCTAGATCCAAATAAAccacagactttttttccttACCCCATTGGCCaggattcaagagagcaggccAGGACAAAGCATTTTAAGCAATAAAATATTTCCTGAAAATGCTAAAAGgcagaaaataaatgattaattcttcttccattttgcttCAGATATGTAATTTCCCCAAAGCAATGGGATCAGTTCATTATGTTTTAGATCAAGCCAGTAACTGCCCTCCTGTAGTTACATCTAAATTGAATTCATGTAACTGATAGAACTTGAaccaacaaacacaacaaagccTTTCTCCACCCCCTCCCCGtaaccccaaaacattttttgggttttcttttaaactaaatattttttgtttgtttgttttgtttttgcatgaaTGACTACTGAATATAGTCAGTtatgtttgttgtgttttggaaAAACCTGCTACATTtccatgttgaaagacaaatgCATTATCAAATTTACTAACAATGTTGTTTCTGATTTTGTCTCTCTTGGTTTTTCCTCAACTGAAATTGTTGTATAGAAGGTTTCAGGTGGGTGACACTATTCCTGCGTAGGTGCCCGGCGGAAAGGAACACTAAGGGCAGCCTCAGTCTTCTCTTCTTCCAGCCAGCCGCGGCCACCTCTCTGACAAAGTCCAAAAATATGGTAACGGGTTTGTAACAGCCAGCAAAAGAAAAACCACCTCACTTCACGCTTGAGCTCCTCTTTTGTGGCATCTCTTGAagagcaaatgaaaaaagtagCAAAAGAAATGACAGTAAGCATTTTTACGATATGCTTATACTAATTACTGAGTTCTATATTAAGTATAAAGAAACTTGGATTTGGAAGCAATAATGGTGACAAGTAAGAATGCTCTAACTCTTACATAACTTGTTTaattttccaattttgttttatttattccttCTTTATTGAGTTGCAGCGCTCTGATGATGCAGATATTGCGCTGTGAGTCTACAGCCGCGCAGGGGCTGCGCAGCGATGCCCTCCAGGCAACTTATAAGACAGCGCGTCAGCATGCGACCCCTATCCCAAATCCCTATGGCCTCTTGGTTGCAGACCTCTTTACCCATAAAACCAGCCTCGCTCCCACATGCCCCAGTATCTCTAAAATTTAGTCACATACAATTTTGTCCTCAATGGTTGCTACTGACTTAAGTATATTATTTGCATCATAACTTGGCCAGTTGTTGCTGTGGTCATTTTTCCAGAATCCCGATTATTGAAAGCGATGATGGGTGTGAGCGTGTGCCAGTCTGGTGTGGCAGTTTCCCTGCCAGAGGGTGTCGGTCTGTAGCTGTTGCACTGGGCCGTTCAGCAAGCGAAGCAGCGAAGCAATGGCCTTTGCCAGGAGCAAGGCTGCGCAAGCGTGGTGCATTGTGGTGGTGGCAAAACACACCCCGCGCGCCTGCGTGATTTTTGTTGCGCATGCATTTCAGGGACCATCACCTGCACAATCAGTTCACCATCGCAGGTTGTGAAGCGTAATGCAGGTGTAAGTCGTTAAATGGCAAAATAATAGATTGTAGCAGTTTGGATTGGACTTGTAATGTTTAATCTTGGTGTAATCTTTAAATGTTGCCACTAAGATTTTCAAACTGTGGCCATAACTGCACGATGAGGGACGATGTGTGGGTGTTGGTTGGATCTGCGCAGCGTAGGAATAAGCAATGCAGCTTAGCGCAGCAGACTTAAGCGCACGCGAGCCCATGCTGTAGactcactttttgttttcccaGAGATTGGTCACTAATTTTGCTTtctctgcccttttttttttcttgcttataTTctctacccttttttttttaacaatccctTGTCCTCCCCTCCCCGTACTTTTCTCTTTCTACCCATTCTCTTCCTttcttgttgctttttttcgTTGGAAACTCAAGGCTTGCTACCTGAAAGCCATTGAGACACAGCCCAACTTTGCAGTGGCTTGGAGCAACCTGGGCTGTGTGTTCAATGCCCAGGGGGAGATATGGCTGGCCATACACCATTTTGAAAAGGTCTGTTGCTTTATTTTCCAAATATCTGGTCataacaaaagtacaaatattttgttaattcTGTCCTTTTGTATATTTGTCAATTTTCAGGCTGTGACACTGGACCCAAATTTCCTTGATGCGTACATCAATTTAGGAAATGTTTTGAAGGAAGCTCGAATCTTTGACAGGTCAGTCATCTCAAACATGACGTTTTTGTGTGCATTCTTAGGTTAACCAACTTTGTTGatgaataatgacaataaatgtgattttcaagACACTGAGCACAGATGCACACAATTCCGTGTTGTTGATGAAATATTAATCTTGGGAATATCTTGCTTTTCCAGAGCTGTGGCTGGATATTTGAGAGCCTTGAGTCTTAGTCCCAACCATGCAGTTGTTCATGGTAACCTGGCCTGTGTCTACTATGAGCAAGGCCTCATCGACCTGGCTATTGATACCTACCGCAGAGCTATTGAGCTGCAGCCTCACTTTCCAGATGCCTACTGCAATTTGGCAAATGCACTAAAGGAGAAAGGCAATGTAAGGCGACTAGTTAAGAGCACAGATTTGTGTACTTGTATGTAACTCAGAGGATCTATTACATCAGTCGACAAGTCAACAACTTAATGGTGAATTGGCCCAATATCTTTCCAGGTGTCTGAGGCAGAAGAATGTTACAACACAGCTTTGCGTTTGTGCCCAACGCACGCAGACTCTCTTAATAACTTGGCTAATATCAAACGTGAACAAGGCAACATTGAGGAAGCGGTTCAGCTTTACAGGAAAGCTCTAGAGGTATAGGTTGATGATTGATAGTTTACTATTGGGTAAAATGTCAGTTCAACCGGATCATCAAAATGGCTGAAAtaaattgcatgttttcccaggTGTTCCCAGAGTTTGCTGCAGCTCACTCGAACCTGGCCAGTGTTCTACAGCAGCAGGGAAAACTTCAAGAGGCACTCATGCACTACAAGGAAGCCATCAGGTTTGCATTCATGCAATAAATTTACTTTATATGATTCTATCACTACAGATATTAAATGATCTCTTACTTTTACCGAATACAGTTTTGATTGTCAATCTGGTACGGCAGAACATTGTGAGAGAGCATATGTATGTACAGATAATGTGGGTTAATAAACTTTTATGCTTTCTCTCAGAATTAGCCCCACATTTGCGGATGCCTACTCAAATATGGGCAACACATTGAAGGAAATGCAAGATGTACAAGGAGCGCTCCAGTGCTACACTCGTGCTATCCAGATCAATCCTGCTTTTGCTGATGCTCACAGCAATTTAGCCTCAATACATAAAGTATGCATTATTTCTCTTGACTGTAGTAGTTCTAATAACATATTGAATTGTTTTTATcagcattattaaaaaaattaatggttgaatttgtatataatgtatataataGGATTGTAACATGTTTCTAATGGAGTTAACTGTTCGATGTTGTTGGTCTGTTAGGATTCTGGGAACATTCCAGAGGCCATTGCATCTTACCGCACTGCCTTGAAACTCAAGCCTGATTTTCCTGATGCTTACTGTAATTTGGCACATTGCTTGCAGGttggtgtgggttttttttattttgtttttgtactatTTACGAATTAGGTTGTGTTCCTGTAGGAAAGAATGGTTTTAAGAGACAGTATTTCTCCCCATTTTTTTAGATTGTGTGCGATTGGACAGATTATGATGAACGGATGAAAAAACTCGTCAGCATTGTTGCTGACCAGCTGGAAAAGAATCGCTTACCATCCGTGCATCCTCACCACAGTATGTTGTACCCGCTCTCTCATGGCTTTCGCAAGGCCATTGCTGAGCGCCATGGAAACCTATGTCTGGACAAGGTACACGCTCTTTTCAAAGCAAGTAATATTCAGTTGTTTATGGGATGGTGGGCTTAGTGGAAGTGACCAGCGGCAATAGGTTGTTTTCTGACATGGTGATTGAGTTTGTTTGCAGGGTTGAGGTTATATGAAATACACATGGACAAAATTGTCATTACCAgaacaccaagctgcttggagaTGGTCTTATAGCATTTCCTTTTAATGTGattttggcaaaatctttttaTGATACAATAAGCAAGGAAGCAATATTgcctttgtggaatttattccaGAAATTAAGTCTTTGCAAAGCGAGGAAAAgataaaaccctaaccctcttACGGGTTTTTACCTCTTCCCGAAAGTCACACCTGAAGTCCTTTCATTATATTAAAGTGAGAAAGCTGCGCAAAGAGAAAATGAGACAGTTGTCTATGTCCAGCTGCACCAAGTATTACACACATGGAGGCAGTAGGAAGAACATCATATGGCAGTTACCTAGTGACTAGTGTAACGAAAAGCATGACCGGGCTAGAAGCCACTACAAAACCAAAGCTCTGAATATTAAAGGTCGAAATAATAAACTAATATTTGATATATATGTAAAACGTAAATCTTCCAACACAATTGTCTATAATTTTCTTTCTAATCTTCTGAGACAACTCTCTCCTTCTGGTCTATGTTTAGTGTAGCAGTCATTCACAACTTTTCAACTTCAGGATAACGtgtaccacggggaaaatgaccgttcgtattgagatatatggacagactagtctaatgtcagaacttagatcaagtcagagtaaatcacaatcttatacttattatagttagatagaGACATTAtctgttatatcccagaatttgtgtcaatgtaactcaggggtgcccagactccTCTCCAAATAACCCCCCACcgatctacttttcaaacagccagcctctcacgatcaCCCAGGGGGGCGGTGGGGGCCGAGTGGATGAGGAGGGGTGCACGCGCGCATTcccgcgactgccgtaaataggaggccggcttgctagaacaccCCTTTTTATGCATGTGCTCAACGTATTGatcacacctgaatcaagcgacgaggtggatgatagtataacgtctctttttttttgggtacgtCATCacatgatcaaccaaaactgccttgcgatcaacgcattgagcacccctggtgtaactgaattttctttAGCAAGGctcatgttgatgactttcgacgtaaatgcgctcacagtacgtgaaggagctcggaacatgtgcttttggcatcacttccgtatatgctcagtacggttaacttgcatttcctttttttgggtgaatgctgattgtttaggagcaggcttgtttagttaacaccatttatgaaataaacacgtaaattaatgtcaagactacacaaaataaacgacgtctttcaatatggatttttttctactcgtgtaacaaattttacgcgcgtgatttttttttttttttttttttttttttttgtgctcgacagGTTTGCGAGCGTGATGGCGCCCCATCGGGCTCATCAACTCacagtgatggtgtagtggtgtaTGGTCAAACAAAATTGTTATAAATCTGCGTTAATACATGATGATTGCAATCATTTTTGGGTGATTAATCATAAGTTAATTCTTGAACTTTGGCAACGCAAGTATTAATTGCATTTGCTTGTATTGAGTGGCACTTTTTGGTTGCACTCTGTAATAACAGATTCCGTTTTACCTTGGTCAATTTTGAATTGTTggataaaggttttttttcttagtttcattttgcaataaaaacagttttcatgttatgtttttaaaagtagCACAGTAAATGTTTTCCCCAACAAGAGGAATAATCAAAGTTAACCTTGATTGCAACATGATAACATTAATGTAATCATCattttggccataattgtgtaCCTTACAACCTTCTAGTGGGGCTTCTACCGTGTACCCCTTCTAATGATACCATTTCTACACCTTATCTTATTGCACAGATCAATGCTTTGCACAAACCTGCCTATGAGCATCCCAAAGATCTGACAGCCAGCGGTGGACGTCTGCGTGTTGGTTATGTCAGCTCAGATTTTGGGAACCATCCGACATCCCACCTGATGCAGTCAATTCCCGGAATGCACAATCCTGAGAAATTTGAGGTGAGTCACTTTAATTGCAGAGACGGGTATCGAGAATTGGTGGAAACCAGTTCCAATTGGAATCATTAGTTGAATTTTCTTTATCGATCCAATTTGAATTGATGTGATAGTACATTTTATGCAGCATATGTTTCCTATGCAACAGCTGGAATTCACAGAACTACTACAAGTGGTATTAAAATGCCACATTAGAATAACTATTCTAAGTGAAGGTGCTAGACTGGCACCAGTAAACACAACTAAACATTTGAATTTTCGCTGGAAACGGCCCCACTTCAACTATTAAAACCCTTGGTGTAGAAAACAAAGGTGCGTTTTCATGCAGTCAAAACGTGATTCAATGACTTTAACTATAGGAAAGCATTCTGGGAAAGGGGCTCATGCAAATTTTCCGGGTGTTATGCAAAAATTCACCGCGCCAGAAACTACCAGCGGAAGTTTCCCTTGACCTCTTCGGGACCTCAGGGAAGGCTGAAGAACATGCATCACAAGCTTGCTGCAAAATTTATAGAATGCGATCATGGTGCATTTACAACCCAGCAATTTGTAAATACAGGCTGGCACATTAGTTGATTTATCTTTCATGATAAAGGTTACCTAATAATGAGATAATGACATAATGAGAAGGCTGGATATAATATCCAGCGggtgcttatttatttattgttatttatttaattatctcCATCTCTTTAAAGTCCccagttttttttaacgccCCCAAAGTACAATTTAGAGAATCGAAAAGAAAATCGATAAGGATTGGAATTGTTAAAcagtattgaaaatgaaatcgTAATTGTAATCTTATTAGTCTTATCGCTACTTAACTGTAAATACTaactttttccttttaattatAAACCGAAGCTGCATAGGTAATGATGTAATTGGATGTGGTTTCTGTCTAAGTATTTTCTCATTTGTGTCAAAAAACACCTTTCCCTTCCGTCCTAAGGTGTTTTGCTATGCCCTGAGCCCTGATGACAGTACCAACTTCAGAGTGAAAGTGGTGGCAGAGGCTCATAATTTCACAGACCTGTCACAGGTAACTTATTGTATTTCCTACTGATGATCCTAGCTACAATAAGATGCATCTACCATAATTCCTGGACTATAAaccacacctgattataagcctcactcagtacatttaaaaaaaatttgtacaTGCATAAGCTGCATGTGCTCCCactgaaacatgaaatatatacaaagaaagacagtacacagagttttcaaagttttaataccttagcttttctttacAAACAGTGTCTGTGACGCGGTAGTAATACAGCACTAACAGGCCtgggtaaaaaaacataccggtaaaagtcaccgaGATGcggcactaacacagcagcaacacggttcaggccacctgcttttatcacctctgaaagctttttttcggGTTTTTACATTGCTCAAGTTCTTCCTGCTGCCGTTTCTAGCATCTCACCATCGAATCATTTATGTCAAGTTTACGTACAGGAGctctgtttccttttttatcgaccagctcgattgcttttaacctGAAAGCTgcatcatatgcatttcttcttgcattttccacgaTGAgtgtctgttcatgctaattttgttCATGCACACACcgcgaagttacattaaacttgtttcttcctcgacacatatattatTATACACCTGTcgcactcttaccttttctgctcgagcgcccctggcgggtgttggggaaaaaaatgcataaattaacGGCATCATTTTATAAGCCGCAGtgctgaaagcgtgtgacaaaagtcgcggcttattgttcggaaattacagtaattgatcttaaaaaaaacaagaaaaactcTAAGGACTTTTACTTTACTGATACCAGTACCTCTACTAGGGACCCTTACTGATACCAGTAGCTCTACTTGTAGATTCCTTGTAATGGCAAGGCAGCTGATCGCATTCACCAGGATGGGGTCCACATTCTGGTTAACATGAATGGCTACACCAAGGGAGCCAGAAATGAGCTGTTTGCCCTCCGCCCTGCTCCTATTCAGGTAAGATCAACCATCATATTGATCCTTAATAATTTCAAGCTTCATCTTGGCATTGTCTCAAAGAATGACTCTTAAATGggttgcctaaaaaaaaaaaaaaatgccactttgTTTTCCCCCCTGGAACAGGCTATGTGGCTAGGTTACCCTGGAACTAGCGGCGCTCCCTTCATGGACTACATCATCACTGACAAGGAAACATCACCTGGGGAAGTAGTTGAGCAATATTCTGAGAAGGTTGCCTACATGCCACATACCTTTTTCATTGGCGATCATGCCAATATGTTTCCTCATCTCAAGGTTTGTACTACCTCTATGTGATGtcattcatctttctttttgcttgtttttttctttaaaatcttttcatccattttttttacctgcagaAAAAGGCAGTAATTGATTTCAAATCAAATGGACACATTTTTGACAACCGCATTGTTCTCAATGGTATTGATCTGAAGGCCTTCTTAGATAGCCTGCCAGATGTCAAAGTGATAAaggtatttatatattatagtgtggatgaaatgtgaattttttttattagtagttGTGTTCAAAAGCACTGTGCGAATGCTAGTCAAGGAATAACAATTATTCCCGACAGCTGAATAAGGATTTTCCCTCCCAATTTGGAGGAGATTTGTTGAACGTGGAACTGGAATTGTAGCTTTGCAGTAAAGTGGAATTTGTTCTCTTGGCCAGATGAAATGTGATACCAATCAGGAACCTGCTGCAGACACAAATGGAGCATTGTCTATGCCTGTGATCCCAATGAACACAGCTGCTGAAGCAATCATTAATATGATCAACCAAGGCCAAATACAGGTCACAATCAACAACTTTACCGTCAGCAATGGCCTTGCAACCACACAGGTAGGGATTACACCATTATATTGCAACAGTTGTCACCGTGAGGCCTGCATTTTGCTGTTGCAAAGTCGTGATCCAATATTATTGAAATTAGGATCAATTAACATGTACTGTTcaaaacagtttttgaaaacgtgtaccatatttttaaacaaatgttaatGCTTATATGATTAAAATGGTTTACAGAGAACCaaccaacaaaatatataatctTTAAAAAGACCAATGAAGTTTTTGCTGACCAGCTTCATTGGTCAGAGTGAATGTTCACAGTGGTGTTTCTTTATTCTTTCTGTCTTGATGTGGAGGAAAATGTGACACACTTTGTGATAGTGTTgtaatgttattaatggaatagaagtaccgtaatttctgcactataaggcacacctaaaagcctttaattatctcaaaagctgacggtgcgctTTTATAATCtagtgtgccttatatatggatcaatattgagcctttagtgcagctccatctaatggatgcataatttaACTCGAGCCTCTAttgtagtgtctattctatgcgccttataatctagtgcgtcttatatatgggacattttttttaaatagataatTCATTGGAGGTGTgctttataatgtggtgcgccttatagtacggaaaatacggtaattaatTTCACCTCCCTTTCAGATTAATAATAAAGCTGCCACAGGGGAGGAGGTGCCGCGCACAATTGTTGTGACAACCCGTTCCCAGTACGGTCTCCCAGAGGACTCTATTGTGTACTGCAAC
The sequence above is drawn from the Syngnathoides biaculeatus isolate LvHL_M chromosome 11, ASM1980259v1, whole genome shotgun sequence genome and encodes:
- the ogt.1 gene encoding UDP-N-acetylglucosamine--peptide N-acetylglucosaminyltransferase 110 kDa subunit isoform X2, with product MASSVGNVADSTESTKRILSFQGLAELAHREYQSGDFEAAERHCMQLWRQEPDNTGVLLLLSSIHFQCRRLDRSAHFSTLAIKQNPMLAEAYSNLGNVYKERGQLQEAIEHYRHALRLKPDFIDGYINLAAALVAAGDMEGAVQAYVSALQYNPDLYCVRSDLGNLLKALGRLEEAKACYLKAIETQPNFAVAWSNLGCVFNAQGEIWLAIHHFEKAVTLDPNFLDAYINLGNVLKEARIFDRAVAGYLRALSLSPNHAVVHGNLACVYYEQGLIDLAIDTYRRAIELQPHFPDAYCNLANALKEKGNVSEAEECYNTALRLCPTHADSLNNLANIKREQGNIEEAVQLYRKALEVFPEFAAAHSNLASVLQQQGKLQEALMHYKEAIRISPTFADAYSNMGNTLKEMQDVQGALQCYTRAIQINPAFADAHSNLASIHKDSGNIPEAIASYRTALKLKPDFPDAYCNLAHCLQIVCDWTDYDERMKKLVSIVADQLEKNRLPSVHPHHSMLYPLSHGFRKAIAERHGNLCLDKINALHKPAYEHPKDLTASGGRLRVGYVSSDFGNHPTSHLMQSIPGMHNPEKFEVFCYALSPDDSTNFRVKVVAEAHNFTDLSQIPCNGKAADRIHQDGVHILVNMNGYTKGARNELFALRPAPIQAMWLGYPGTSGAPFMDYIITDKETSPGEVVEQYSEKVAYMPHTFFIGDHANMFPHLKKKAVIDFKSNGHIFDNRIVLNGIDLKAFLDSLPDVKVIKMKCDTNQEPAADTNGALSMPVIPMNTAAEAIINMINQGQIQVTINNFTVSNGLATTQINNKAATGEEVPRTIVVTTRSQYGLPEDSIVYCNFNQLYKIDPPTLQMWANILKRVQNSVLWLLRFPAVGEPNIQQYAQNMGLPGSRIIFSPVAPKEEHVRRGQLADVCLDTPLCNGHTTGMDVLWAGTPMVTMPGETLASRVAASQLSCLGCPELIANSRQDYEDIAVKLGSDMEYLKMIRARVWKQRICSPLFNTKQYTMDLERLYLQMWEHHSNGNKPEHMFKVHTVESSESA
- the ogt.1 gene encoding UDP-N-acetylglucosamine--peptide N-acetylglucosaminyltransferase 110 kDa subunit isoform X1; amino-acid sequence: MASSVGNVADSTESTKRILSFQGLAELAHREYQSGDFEAAERHCMQLWRQEPDNTGVLLLLSSIHFQCRRLDRSAHFSTLAIKQNPMLAEAYSNLGNVYKERGQLQEAIEHYRHALRLKPDFIDGYINLAAALVAAGDMEGAVQAYVSALQYNPDLYCVRSDLGNLLKALGRLEEAKACYLKAIETQPNFAVAWSNLGCVFNAQGEIWLAIHHFEKAVTLDPNFLDAYINLGNVLKEARIFDRAVAGYLRALSLSPNHAVVHGNLACVYYEQGLIDLAIDTYRRAIELQPHFPDAYCNLANALKEKGNVSEAEECYNTALRLCPTHADSLNNLANIKREQGNIEEAVQLYRKALEVFPEFAAAHSNLASVLQQQGKLQEALMHYKEAIRISPTFADAYSNMGNTLKEMQDVQGALQCYTRAIQINPAFADAHSNLASIHKDSGNIPEAIASYRTALKLKPDFPDAYCNLAHCLQIVCDWTDYDERMKKLVSIVADQLEKNRLPSVHPHHSMLYPLSHGFRKAIAERHGNLCLDKVHALFKINALHKPAYEHPKDLTASGGRLRVGYVSSDFGNHPTSHLMQSIPGMHNPEKFEVFCYALSPDDSTNFRVKVVAEAHNFTDLSQIPCNGKAADRIHQDGVHILVNMNGYTKGARNELFALRPAPIQAMWLGYPGTSGAPFMDYIITDKETSPGEVVEQYSEKVAYMPHTFFIGDHANMFPHLKKKAVIDFKSNGHIFDNRIVLNGIDLKAFLDSLPDVKVIKMKCDTNQEPAADTNGALSMPVIPMNTAAEAIINMINQGQIQVTINNFTVSNGLATTQINNKAATGEEVPRTIVVTTRSQYGLPEDSIVYCNFNQLYKIDPPTLQMWANILKRVQNSVLWLLRFPAVGEPNIQQYAQNMGLPGSRIIFSPVAPKEEHVRRGQLADVCLDTPLCNGHTTGMDVLWAGTPMVTMPGETLASRVAASQLSCLGCPELIANSRQDYEDIAVKLGSDMEYLKMIRARVWKQRICSPLFNTKQYTMDLERLYLQMWEHHSNGNKPEHMFKVHTVESSESA
- the ogt.1 gene encoding UDP-N-acetylglucosamine--peptide N-acetylglucosaminyltransferase 110 kDa subunit isoform X5; translated protein: MACYLKAIETQPNFAVAWSNLGCVFNAQGEIWLAIHHFEKAVTLDPNFLDAYINLGNVLKEARIFDRAVAGYLRALSLSPNHAVVHGNLACVYYEQGLIDLAIDTYRRAIELQPHFPDAYCNLANALKEKGNVSEAEECYNTALRLCPTHADSLNNLANIKREQGNIEEAVQLYRKALEVFPEFAAAHSNLASVLQQQGKLQEALMHYKEAIRISPTFADAYSNMGNTLKEMQDVQGALQCYTRAIQINPAFADAHSNLASIHKDSGNIPEAIASYRTALKLKPDFPDAYCNLAHCLQIVCDWTDYDERMKKLVSIVADQLEKNRLPSVHPHHSMLYPLSHGFRKAIAERHGNLCLDKVHALFKINALHKPAYEHPKDLTASGGRLRVGYVSSDFGNHPTSHLMQSIPGMHNPEKFEVFCYALSPDDSTNFRVKVVAEAHNFTDLSQIPCNGKAADRIHQDGVHILVNMNGYTKGARNELFALRPAPIQAMWLGYPGTSGAPFMDYIITDKETSPGEVVEQYSEKVAYMPHTFFIGDHANMFPHLKKKAVIDFKSNGHIFDNRIVLNGIDLKAFLDSLPDVKVIKMKCDTNQEPAADTNGALSMPVIPMNTAAEAIINMINQGQIQVTINNFTVSNGLATTQINNKAATGEEVPRTIVVTTRSQYGLPEDSIVYCNFNQLYKIDPPTLQMWANILKRVQNSVLWLLRFPAVGEPNIQQYAQNMGLPGSRIIFSPVAPKEEHVRRGQLADVCLDTPLCNGHTTGMDVLWAGTPMVTMPGETLASRVAASQLSCLGCPELIANSRQDYEDIAVKLGSDMEYLKMIRARVWKQRICSPLFNTKQYTMDLERLYLQMWEHHSNGNKPEHMFKVHTVESSESA
- the ogt.1 gene encoding UDP-N-acetylglucosamine--peptide N-acetylglucosaminyltransferase 110 kDa subunit isoform X3, whose product is MASSVGNVADSTGLAELAHREYQSGDFEAAERHCMQLWRQEPDNTGVLLLLSSIHFQCRRLDRSAHFSTLAIKQNPMLAEAYSNLGNVYKERGQLQEAIEHYRHALRLKPDFIDGYINLAAALVAAGDMEGAVQAYVSALQYNPDLYCVRSDLGNLLKALGRLEEAKACYLKAIETQPNFAVAWSNLGCVFNAQGEIWLAIHHFEKAVTLDPNFLDAYINLGNVLKEARIFDRAVAGYLRALSLSPNHAVVHGNLACVYYEQGLIDLAIDTYRRAIELQPHFPDAYCNLANALKEKGNVSEAEECYNTALRLCPTHADSLNNLANIKREQGNIEEAVQLYRKALEVFPEFAAAHSNLASVLQQQGKLQEALMHYKEAIRISPTFADAYSNMGNTLKEMQDVQGALQCYTRAIQINPAFADAHSNLASIHKDSGNIPEAIASYRTALKLKPDFPDAYCNLAHCLQIVCDWTDYDERMKKLVSIVADQLEKNRLPSVHPHHSMLYPLSHGFRKAIAERHGNLCLDKVHALFKINALHKPAYEHPKDLTASGGRLRVGYVSSDFGNHPTSHLMQSIPGMHNPEKFEVFCYALSPDDSTNFRVKVVAEAHNFTDLSQIPCNGKAADRIHQDGVHILVNMNGYTKGARNELFALRPAPIQAMWLGYPGTSGAPFMDYIITDKETSPGEVVEQYSEKVAYMPHTFFIGDHANMFPHLKKKAVIDFKSNGHIFDNRIVLNGIDLKAFLDSLPDVKVIKMKCDTNQEPAADTNGALSMPVIPMNTAAEAIINMINQGQIQVTINNFTVSNGLATTQINNKAATGEEVPRTIVVTTRSQYGLPEDSIVYCNFNQLYKIDPPTLQMWANILKRVQNSVLWLLRFPAVGEPNIQQYAQNMGLPGSRIIFSPVAPKEEHVRRGQLADVCLDTPLCNGHTTGMDVLWAGTPMVTMPGETLASRVAASQLSCLGCPELIANSRQDYEDIAVKLGSDMEYLKMIRARVWKQRICSPLFNTKQYTMDLERLYLQMWEHHSNGNKPEHMFKVHTVESSESA